The stretch of DNA NNNNNNNNNNNNNNNNNNNNNNNNNNNNNNNNNNNNNNNNNNNNNNNNNNNNNNNNNNNNNNNNNNNNNNNNNNNNNNNNNNNNNNNNNNNNNNNNNNNNNNNNNNNNNNNNNNNNNNNNNNNNNNNNNNNNNNNNNNNNNNNNNNNNNNNNNNNNNNNNNNNNNNNNNNNNNNNNNNNNNNNNNNNNNNNNNNNNNNNNNNNNNNNNNNNNNNNNNNNNNNNNNNNNNNNNNNNNNNNNNNNNNNNNNNNNNNNNNNNNNNNNNNNNNNNNNNNNNNNNNNNNNNNNNNNNNNNNNNNNNNNNNNNNNNNNNNNNNNNNNNNNNNNNNNNNNNNNNNNNNNNNNNNNNNNNNNNNNNNNNNNNNNNNNNNNNNNNNNNNNNNNNNNNNNNNNNNNNNNNNNNNNNNNNNNNNNNNNNNNNNNNNNNNNNNNNNNNNNNNNNNNNNNNNNNNNNNNNNNNNNNNNNNNNNNNNNNNNNNNNNNNNNNNNNNNNNNNNNNNNNNNNNNNNNNNNNNNNNNNNNNNNNNNNNNNNNNNNNNNNNNNNNNNNNNNNNNNNNNNNNNNNNNNNNNNNNNNNNNNNNNNNNNNNNNNNNNNNNNNNNNNNNNNNNNNNNNNNNNNNNNNNNNNNNNNNNNNNNNNNNNNNNNNNNNNNNNNNNNNNNNNNNNNNNNNNNNNNNNNNNNNNNNNNNNNNNNNNNNNNNNNNNNNNNNNNNNNNNNNNNNNNNNNNNNNNNNNNNNNNNNNNNNNNNNNNNNNNNNNNNNNNNNNNNNNNNNNNNNNNNNNNNNNNNNNNNNNNNNNNNNNNNNNNNNNNNNNNNNNNNNNNNNNNNNNNNNNNNNNNNNNNNNNNNNNNNNNNNNNNNNNNNNNNNNNNNNNNNNNNNNNNNNNNNNNNNNNNNNNNNNNNNNNNNNNNNNNNNNNNNNNNNNNNNNNNNNNNNNNNNNNNNNNNNNNNNNNNNNNNNNNNNNNNNNNNNNNNNNNNNNNNNNNNNNNNNNNNNNNNNNNNNNNNNNNNNNNNNNNNNNNNNNNNNNNNNNNNNNNNNNNNNNNNNNNNNNNNNNNNNNNNNNNNNNNNNNNNNNNNNNNNNNNNNNNNNNNNNNNNNNNNNNNNNNNNNNNNNNNNNNNNNNNNNNNNNNNNNNNNNNNNNNNNNNNNNNNNNNNNNNNNNNNNNNNNNNNNNNNNNNcagttctagcttataccacgaagattctgattaaggaagctaagagatgctcattcaatctgatgtagaacggaggtgtttgttaggcacacgttcatggattgaggaaggtgatgagtgtcacggatcatcaccttctccataattaagcgcaaatgaatatcttagataggaacacgcatgtttgaaaggagaaacagaaacaattgcattaattcattgagacgctgcagagctcctcaccccaacaatggagtttagagactcatgccatcaaagtgtataaaattcagatctgaaaatgtcatgaggtacaagataagtctctaaaagttgtttaaatagtaaactagtaacctaggtttacagaatatgagtaaactaagataattggtgcagaaatccacttctggggcccacttggtgtgtgctggggctgagactaaaacttctcacgtgcttgggctatttctggagttgaacgccaggttgtaacgtgttttgggcgctgaactccaacttgtaacctgtttctggcgctggatgccagacagcagcatgaaactggcgttgaacgccagtttacgtcatctatcttcgcgcaaagtatggaccattatatatttctggaaacccctggatgtctactttcaaacgtcgttgagagcgtgccaattggacttctgtagctccagaaaatgcatttcaagtgcagggaggtcagaatccaacagcatgagcagtcctttttcagcctaactcagatttttgctcagctccctcaatttcagccagaaaatacctgaaatcatagaaaaacacacaaactcatagtaaagtccagaaatatgatttttgcctaaaaactaataatattctactaaaaactaattaaaacatactaaaatctacatgaaattacccccaaaagcgtataaaatatctgctcatcagtcaACATCCACCCATAAGGtctaacctcactactaattaacctagtagtaggctagtgtcaatggctatcaaattgaccactaagggtttccaaatcatcaaatccattagacccaatgattcaagtttacccaattcccttggcctaagccaagagtaaaaagaactactccataatcaaggtaaacaattcatcaaacacatggtaaGAATTAACAAAAGACATGTTCAAATTGCAATTGGATTGAAATTAACAATACCCATTAACAAGTATCAACATACAATcactcaaacaacacaattaatcatagaaatcatcaatgtaacatcaacaaaccaagattcacaacattcatgcaatgggtataaagtaacaattgacaagaatccataaaactaacacaagatctaagcaaaattatactaagagattcaaattaaacaatcaaaactagtaattaacaagatccaattcagaattcaacaaggaaagattaaattaaagctagatctagagaagaacaagggtttctctctctagaagaacaaagaaccaaaaactagaaaatatgTCTTAGTGTAAAAAATGATTGATCCCCTCTTTCTCCCTAGCATCCTTGGGTCTTTTTTCATGCAGAAACAACTTGAAATTGGACCTAATGAGCCTTAGAAATTGCCAGGCACGATTTcttttaatgaggtcacgtgcagcTTCCCGCTCGTGCGCGTCATGCATGCGTGCGCGCTGATTGCTTTTgagatccacgcgtgcgcgccaagTGTGTGTGCACGTCAGTTGGAATTCTCTGGCCTGCGCGGATGCGTCCATCTTTGCGCGCCGCTTCCAGCTAtcctcatccacgcgtgcgcgtgatgaaGTGCACGTGCGCGTCGGTGCTAAAGTTCCCAAAATCCAaatcttcatgttccttcctcttgtgcatactttctttctctcttctaggcCATTAATACCCTATtaattctgaaatcactcaacaaatatatcacggcatcgaatggcaataaagaggatcaaaatatagtaattctaaggcaaaataagcatgtttacCATCATGGAGCAATATTAGGAAGTGAACATAAAACCATGCATTTTTTGTGAATAAATGCgagaaatattgacaaaaacccccaaattaagcacaagataaaccacaaaattggagtttatcaaaactccccacacttaaaccaagcatgtcctcatgcttaaaataaaaagaccAAGGATCATGGTGAGAAAGGGTTTATGAAATGCAAACTACCTAAGTGAATGCCTGCAACTAATGTATAATCGTCTATCTTCTTGATGTAAGTGTATCGGCGTTGGTTGCACCACTCATATCTATCAATCTTCCGGTGTAGATCTTCTATCCTTTGATAGTTGGATCTTTACTGCGGTGGTGATGATAAGGTGGGAGGAATAATAGATGGTAGGGCTACGTCAAGGCTTGGTTTGTTCATGGGAAGATGTAAGTAATTTCCGCTTGTGACCACATCGCCCTTAGCCGGAATTATAGCTTTCGTGTCCATGGCTTCCCAAGGAACACCTGCAACAGCAGCTAAATTAGATACCAATGCTGGAAATGGCAAATTGCCCCGGTCGTGGATTTAACCCATCGCTTGCTTGACAAGAAGCAGAATGTTCACCGGTCTCCCCGTGAGAACACACCAAACAAGCAAAGCGAGATCCGCCGTGAAGGATGACTTATGGGTGCTTGGTAGGACATAATGGGATAGGATCTGGGCCCAAGCTCTAGCTTCTACAGTGAGGAAACGTGCATCAATGCACTTGGGTCTCATCCGGAGTTGACCATAGGTCCAAAATGCCTCTGGTTCAGCAATGACTCAAAGGACCGAGTCCCAGTCAAATCCAGACTTTTCTCGCTGACGTAAGATCCCTTGGTAGCCATCCATGTCACTCGGTACTGGTAAGACATTAAGCACTTGCTGAATAGCCTTTTCTGACACTGAGACTTGCTTCTGGCGCACGTATACCGATTGAAGAGAGTGAAGATGGTAGTTAGTGTAGAATTCTACCACCCATGAAAGATTGACCTCTTGTGGTTTTCTTAAAAGAAACTCCCATCCTCGATGTTCAATGTAGGGTAGAATACAAGGAGCAACTTTGTCCAGCGGAGTGAGTAGATGCTCAGCATGATAGTTCCTCTCAACCATGGCGGGAAACACAAGTTCACAGAAGCGGTTGGTGAATCTTGAAGAATCCTTTGCCCGTTTGCTCTTCTCATTGTCATCAATAGGAGCGGGTGCCTTCACCTTCTTAGATAGAGGTTTGGCTCCTAATGAGGAGTGCGCCTTAGAGCGTGACTTTGGGGTGCCCTCTTTGTGGCTGGTTTCCTTGAagctttctccttgcctttcttggtggccatcttgAGAAAGGAGGGAAAAGAAGTAAAGTGTTAAACCCAAAGGATCAACTCAACAAACACGCAAGTGAGAGGTAGTGCCCAAAAGAAATAGTGCAACAAAGTAGTCATAGAAGCATAGGTCACAACACTTGGCATGGGATGCAAGAGGGAGTAAAGCATGCAACATGGCATGAGAGGAATGATCTCAAGCATCCAAAATAAAGAGCAAGTCATGTTCAATGAGTAtctaattagcaagtaataagCAAAATGTGTTCAATGCACTTAGAAGAGAGCAAGTGAATGAGGAAGAAGCACCAAATTGAAGATATATGACTAGAATAAACCAAGATGGCATATGTGCATTTCTtcgaacacttggtgtgcatttAACAAGCAATGAGCAATTATGAGATACTCAACCAATTAGAAGCCCAAAATGAAGTATCAATCATCACACAACATCATCCACTCAcaaagataatgaaaaacaataaaaaagatcCATCAAAGTAATCAAAGTTCAAGTTCAAAATCcatggaaaaaacaaaaagaagaaaaagtaaacaagtaAAAAGCAAGTGGTATAATCAagtaattaaaagagaaaataagtaaatcaacaagaaaaacctaactagaaaaagaagtgatgcaAAGAAAGTAATAgatgagatatggaggaagtAGAACCTTGATAAGTGTAAAAGAACAAGGtgaattttctttttgaatatgagaaagaaagagaagagatgTAGTGCCACCGGAAGAGGTGGTGGTCACCGGTGAGTGGCCGGAGACAGTGGTGGTGGAGTATGGAAGGaggaaaggaagagaagagaggtgatggagaaagaagaaggaagaaataagaaagaaggtgggaGAGGGAGAGAAGCAGGGCGCGCAGCTTTAAAGCTGATTCGCGCAACCGACGCGCGCGCACAGTGTGTTGGCGCGTCGGTGAAGGTGGAGCGAGGGACGTGTGCGCGTCATTGGCGTGTACGCGCGAGTACAGTGTGCTGGCGCGTCGGTGAAGGTGGAGCGAGGGATGCGTGTGCGTCATTGGTGGATACGCGCGGGTACAGTTGTGCCCCTGGCACAGGGCTGGCACAAAGTTGGCCTAAGTATGGCACAACTATTGGATTTTTATACCAGGGAGTTCATAGTGCACCATCGGCGCGCGCACGCACAGTGTGCTTGTACGTCGATGGTCAATTTGCAAGGTGGCGCGCAGGCGGCATGCACGCTGGCGCGTGGGTGCCTGACATAAAGTGGACACAAGGTGGGCACAACTGTCGGATTTTTGGCCCAGGAGTAAGAATACACCACCggcgcgcgcgcacagtgcgCCCGTGCGCGGTTGTCCTTTTTCCTTGCTTTTTTTTAACACTACATAGAAAAAGCTATTCTAACACGTTTTTGGCAGGTGTTCAATCTAGTAGTCAAGAGAACAcattcaaaaattttgataatgagCTTTGAGTATCAGTTTAGATTTCCTTCTTATAGAAATAAGAACTCCAACAAACAATactcacataaaaaattttggttgtcacaaggaacaaaccccaaataagaattaaccgaagtatttagactccgggttgtctcacaaggaattgcaatgaagtgctcaattattggctataaagtatgttttggggtttttttttataagagacatgaaagataaatgacaaggaagtaaactaatagctaaaaggtcttggcaaaggttggtggtcaaggatctctatccttgtcactaaccacaacatgagaattggcaaggatcaaccccattaagtcatcctctaactaataaaggaaagcCAAATGAGCTATGttaatccaagtccataagtcctaggtctccaccaattcaattagtgagatctAGGgttaatggctcccaatcatcaatcacttggacattagcaacttaAGAGTTcttaagttaccttcccaagccaagagcataaaattctactctaaagcccaaccaagtattttgtcaaacacttggtaggtacaaaaggaaagcatggtaaatattcaagaataataaatctaccaactaccaattacaagtaaagtaaatcaacaactcaaatcatcaatgaaagaacatcaaacatcaaatctCATTAAATGTAAATCAAATCCAACATGAGCATCCATGAACATTAAAgagacataaaagtaaaattgacaAGAGAATTAAGAAGAATGGAGTAGTagaaacaagaaattgtaaaggaaacaagatgaaaTCAAGAATTTAAACATGGATCTATGAGAGATTGACCtaatcctaacctaattctagagagaagatggAGTTTCTCTCTttagaaactaacctacatgatgctaagcTATCAAACAATTGCTCCCTTGTGCATTATCCCTCTACCCTTGATGTTGATTACTACCATGAGGATAGTTGTTTTGGCCTTGAGAAGGATAGGGTAGATGGTTGTTGTAATTCACATTGGCCACTACAAGGGCATGTTCCTCTTGAATTTGATGGCATTGATCGGTGTAATGTGTAGTGCTAGAGTACAAACCACAAATCCTAGGAGGGCCTTCAAGTTGAGCAACTGGAAGTGGAGCTTGGATGGCTTGGATGGAGTAGAATTCCTTTTGATCTTTTTGTATTTGCGTGAAGATGGTGGTCATATCCCCAAGTGCTATGGTTAGGCTTGATTCGGAAGGGGACAGTTCTACCACACCCTTGAGAGGATTACTTCTCACCCTTGTATGTTGTGTAGCTTTGGCAACATCCTTTATCAAATTCCAAACTTCTCCTTCCGTCTTGTTTTTCAAAAGGAAACCACCGCTAGAAGTGGTGAGTAATCTTCTATCTTCCACACAAAGACCTCCGGTGAAGTAGCTAATGAGCAAGTGAGTGTTCATTCCATGGTTTGGACAAGATTTCAATAGCATCTTGAACCGAGACCAATACTCGTACAAACTCTCTTGGTCTCTTTGCATTATACCTGAAATCTTCTTCCAGATGTAGTCGGTCTTCTCCGATGGAAGGAATTTATCTAGAAACTCTCTTCTCAAGAAATCCCAATTGGTTGCAATCTCATCCGGTAGCAAATAAAACCATGTCTTTGCTTGCGCttcaagagagaaagggaaggcaaaaaccATGATAGCCACCTCATTGGCTCCATGTCTTTGAGCCGTAGAACAAGCAACttgaaaatcctttagatgTCGGATGGGGTCTTGACTCGGCATCCCATGATACTTAGGTAGTAGATTTATCAAGCtactcttcaattcaaagtttggATCAAGGTTAGGATACCTTGCTTGCAACGGTTGAAGTATGATATCCGGAGCTCCTTGCTCATGCAAAGTGATCCAGCGTGGCTCCGCCATGTATGGCTCACCTGTAGGATGCAAAGATGTATTAGTAGTGCCAacagaagaataagaagtagCGGACTCTAAGTCACTCTCGGTACTGTCTAGTGATTTGAGATGTTCCTCAAGAGAGGCCGAAGCACTAATCGTATAATCCAACTGCCCGTCTAGCTTGCCGAGTGTGTAacaaagttctttcaatctcggGATCCAAATCGGCTAAGCTAGAATTCGGTTGAGACTAAGTCATCAAACTTGAGAGTCAtagcacaaaaataaaagaagctaAACTATAGCTAAGTGTTGAAAGCAAACAAACTACtataatattcacatattcCCATAACCAATATCAAGGCATATGTTGCAaccattccccggcaacggcgccaaaaatttgatgaGCGCTCGTGGACTATGTCGGAAGAGAATTTCTCAATAAAgttgcgttgcaagtatagctctaccaacaacaatccttgaggatcaaatttagaaaggaattggttgtcacaagttcaaccccaataaaatAACTGAAATTTTCAAACCTCAGGTTGTCTTACAATGAATGGGCAAACATATGCTTCAACATTGGTTAGAAATCCAGAGTTGTAAGTCATGGGCAAGGAATTAAACTAGGAATCTTAGCAAACATgtaatcttaaagtgcaaggaacTAATTCAAATAACTAAGCAAGATGTGAGCAATTCCAAACTAAGAAGACAACATTCAATAATAATTCTACTCTCAACTAAACAATAACTATAATCAAGGCAAAGCAATCAAGATTTTTGGGTCTTCAAATAAGAATGATAAAAGCAACTCTTGGCTAGACATGGGAATTGGGGTCACTATccttgtctaataaccatatcttgacaattatgaggaaccaaactcattaagtctacttctataCTTGAAGTATGTTAAATAGTTTGTTCAACATCTACCCATAAGGtctaacctcactactaattaacctagtagtaggctagcgtcaatggctatcaaattgaccactaagggttcccaaatcatcaaatctGTTAGACCCAATGACTTAAGATTATCCAATTCCCTTGGCCTAAGCCAAGAGTAAAAAGAGCTACTCCATAATCGAGGtaaacaattcatcaaacacatggtaagtgataaaccactattttatgatttatattgtgtttaattgagtggttttcaTCAGCTTttcactcacttattcatataatttgcatgtatttacaattccttcccaaatttATTCTATGactgaaaacatgcttcctCAAGCTttaaattgtgtattttaatttctcttttataccattcgatgccttgatatgtgtgttaagtgtttcaggtttcatagggcatgaatggcttagagaatggagaggaagtttgcaaaaagggaaggagcacaagaaataaagaagaaaaccaGCAGACAGCGACGCGCACACATGGCGGACGCGTGCGCACGATTTGGACAAAATCATAGcaacgcgtacgcatgctttacgcgtccgcgtggattaGAGTTCATGCGAACAACGCGAGCGCGTGCTTAACGCGCACGCATGGAAAGGAAAATCGctaaatgacgcgtacgcgtcgtgtgtgatctgcagaaattacagaatacgCTAAAGATGATTTTGGGCCGCATTTGGACCCAaatttcggcccagaaacacatattaaagttagagaacatgcagagactcaggacATCAATTCATAGcagatcataattcacttttcataattttagatgtagttttagagagagaggttctctcctgtctcttaggattaagattaggatttttattaggattcggaatatttcttcttcatctca from Arachis duranensis cultivar V14167 chromosome 4, aradu.V14167.gnm2.J7QH, whole genome shotgun sequence encodes:
- the LOC127746658 gene encoding uncharacterized protein LOC127746658; this encodes MAEPRWITLHEQGAPDIILQPLQARYPNLDPNFELKSSLINLLPKYHGMPSQDPIRHLKDFQVACSTAQRHGANEVAIMVFAFPFSLEAQAKTWFYLLPDEIATNWDFLRREFLDKFLPSEKTDYIWKKISGIMQRDQESLYEYWSRFKMLLKSCPNHGMNTHLLISYFTGGLCVEDRRLLTTSSGGFLLKNKTEGEVWNLIKDVAKATQHTRVRSNPLKGVVELSPSESSLTIALGDMTTIFTQIQKDQKEFYSIQAIQAPLPVAQLEGPPRICGLYSSTTHYTDQCHQIQEEHALVVANVNYNNHLPYPSQGQNNYPHDGHQERQGESFKETSHKEGTPKSRSKAHSSLGAKPLSKKVKAPAPIDDNEKSKRAKDSSRFTNRFCELVFPAMVERNYHAEHLLTPLDKVAPCVPWEAMDTKAIIPAKGDVVTSGNYLHLPMNKPSLDVALPSIIPPTLSSPPQ